A DNA window from Salvelinus sp. IW2-2015 linkage group LG4q.1:29, ASM291031v2, whole genome shotgun sequence contains the following coding sequences:
- the zgc:56585 gene encoding 15-hydroxyprostaglandin dehydrogenase [NAD(+)] produces MALHGKVALVTGAAEGLGKGFSEILLQEGAKVALLDINESGGKDLKAAFDKEYGPDRTLFLTCTVESEEQLKDAFEKTVETFGGLDIVCNNAGIIDETNWEKCVSINLNGVVRGTYLALQHMKKQNRGQGGVIINVASMAGLGPLLTAPIYTATKHGVVGFSRAMADVSCLCDYGVRINVLCPAFVQTAILSSLSSEATAGQFAGLRGVAEKLLEKFGVLEVSEVAKNFLKLVTDESRNGEALLVQKEGASYVTFLQVXSQLPSILAPSL; encoded by the exons ATGGCGTTACATGGCAAAGTGGCTTTAGTGACTGGTGCGGCAGAAGGTTTGGGAAAAGGTTTCTCAGAAATTCTTTTGCAAGAAGGAGCAAAG GTAGCCCTGTTGGATATAAATGAGTCAGGGGGGAAGGATTTGAAGGCGGCCTTTGATAAAGAATATGGACCAGACAGAACACTGTTTCTTACCTGCACCGTTGAATCTGAGGAACAACTAAAAG ATGCCTTTGAGAAAACGGTAGAGACGTTTGGGGGCTTAGACATCGTCTGCAACAACGCTGGTATCATCGATGAGACGAACTGGGAGAAATGTGTGTCTATAAACCTC AATGGAGTGGTGAGAGGCACGTATCTGGCTCTCCAGCACATGAAAAAGCAGAACAGAGGGCAGGGAGGGGTCATCATCAACGTAGCGTCTATGGCAG GTCTGGGTCCTCTGCTGACTGCTCCCATCTACACAGCCACCAAACACGGGGTGGTGGGGTTCAGTCGGGCTATGGCG GATGTCTCCTGTTTGTGTGACTACGGGGTGCGAATTAATGTCCTCTGCCCTGCATTCGTCCAAACcgccatcctctcctccctgagTTCAGAGGCGACTGCGGGACAGTTCGCAGGTCTGAGGGGAGTGGCAGAGAAACTACTGGAAAAGTTTGGTGTGCTTGA AGTCTCCGAGGTAGCCAAGAACTTCTTGAAGCTGGTGACGGATGAGAGTCGAAACGGAGAGGCCCTTTTGGTACAGAAGGAGGGAGCTTCATATGTAACGTTTCTCCAAGTGYCTTCCCAGCTGCCCAGTATCCTTGCCCCATCTCTGTAG